In a single window of the Tigriopus californicus strain San Diego chromosome 2, Tcal_SD_v2.1, whole genome shotgun sequence genome:
- the LOC131876984 gene encoding uncharacterized protein LOC131876984 isoform X2, translated as MSLLKGKSGLGLGTKLGASLGTSQSELNSYLSSLKKKQTEVNKKHGKDETAEDHPEDADDVFAITEEDSDLASLALEFAKDEIKDSPFLKRKEDRRLSTASSVGTPLPEKDAPFINSLVKVKAKPNHSSAALANFMKYDAKYGPKGFQKPEESDSEELMSDLQSPLRIASELEERIRPTSRGSSRRSSLLRKDSDASMGRPRSRKASVEVDQFKGSNQQRSLQGNLSERLKQHADAKNLKVIMPPPRSRKVSGDSAGGNKTPLLSASEVSELPLGSPSPSPRSPMVLEELHDIEELAEVEEEVAQIKEPIVEVEKKTLESGDDATLIEVKKLEKDQTDKAKPDAPNLEDQITGLEHVRKKTRQPRHKRSSSSEDPSSRQSRSRRHRHSKSSHCYYCDHMCDFHRSHVMNNWVGTGNDNSNYKGRKKRHSSKPPRHDEGVQVGPPSVIGASDHYLFDPTLDLLFTRRNLSDEIHQNESLRQRLLHPRKHINQAVSEFASTNPGQGLISELMKSQLEITRNFLQCQRDLYISFCETLQSSVQVSTSKSKVVHSKVKSPKESKTEKDDEPKIDEVSYQSDFEPEDESL; from the exons ATGAGCTTGCTCAAAGGAAAGTCGGGTTTAGGCCTAGGCACAAAATTGGGGGCCAGCTTAGGAACCAGTCAATCGGAACTTAAC AGCTATTTGTCTTCGTTAAAGAAAAAACAGACAGAGGTTAACAAGAAACATGGGAAGGATGAGACCGCCGAGGATCATCCTGAGGACGCTGATGACGTATTCGCCATCACAGAAGAGGATTCCGATCTGGCATCTTTGGCCTTGGAGTTCGCCAAGGACGAGATTAAGGATTCGCCATTTCTCAAACGGAAGGAAGACCGACGATTGTCCACGGCCAGTAGTGTGGGCACACCATTGCCAGAAAAAGACGCCCCATTCATTAATTCATTAGTTAAAGTGAAGGCCAAGCCCAATCACAGCAGTGCGGCCTTGGCtaatttcatgaaatatgatGCCAAATATGGCCCCAAGGGATTTCAAAAACCTGAGGAAAGCGACTCGGAAGAGTTGATGTCCGATCTGCAAAGCCCGCTTCGAATTGCTTCAGAACTGGAGGAGAGGATTCGTCCGACTTCCAGAGGCTCTTCTCGAAGATCCTCGTTGTTACGGAAGGACTCGGACGCAAGTATGGGACGTCCTCGAAGCAGGAAGGCGTCGGTGGAAGTGGACCAATTCAAGGGCTCAAATCAGCAACGCTCCTTGCAAGGGAACCTGTCAGAGCGACTGAAGCAGCACGCCGACGCCAAAAATCTGAAGGTCATCATGCCGCCTCCCAGAAGCCGGAAAGTCAGCGGTGATTCCGCGGGTGGCAACAAGACACCGCTTTTAAGTGCCTCCGAGGTTTCAGAACTACCATTGGGCTCTCCAAGTCCAAGCCCACGATCCCCCATGGTTCTTGAAGAGCTCCATGACATAGAGGAGTTAGCAGAGGTCGAAGAAGAGGTCGCACAAATCAAGGAACCCATAGTGGAAGTGGAAAAGAAGACCCTTGAGTCAGGAGATGATGCTACTCTCATTGAGgtaaaaaaattggaaaaagatcaAACTGACAAAGCCAAACCAGATGCACCCAATCTAGAGGACCAAATCACGGGCTTGGAACACGTGAGAAAGAAAACTAGGCAACCTAGGCATAAACGCTCTTCTTCTAGTGAAGATCCTTCTAGCCGCCAGTCGCGATCAAGGCGGCACAGGCATTCAAAAAGCTCGCATTGCTACTATTGCGACCACATGTGCGATTTTCATCGATCTCATGTCATGAACAACTGGGTTGGAACAGGGAATGACAACTCAAATTATAAAGGTCGGAAGAAGAGGCACTCTTCAAAACCACCTAGGCACGATGAAGGAGTGCAAGTGGGGCCGCCATCTGTGATTGGAGCGTCCGATCATTACCTCTTCGATCCCACTTTAGACTTGCTATTCACGCGACGAAATCTATCCGATGAAATCCATCAAAACGAAAGCCTTCGTCAAAGGCTCCTTCATCCACGTAAACACATCAATCAGGCCGTGTCAG AATTTGCGTCCACTAATCCGGGGCAAGGGTTAATCTCTGAGTTAATGAAATCTCAACTGGAAATTACTCGTAACTTCCTTCAATGTCAACGCGACTTGTACATTTCGTTTTGCGAAACTCTCCAATCATCGGTCCAAGTGTCAACGTCCAAGTCCAAG GTTGTCCATTCTAAGGTCAAAAGTCCCAAAGAGTCCAAAACTGAAAAGGATGACGAGCCAAAAATAGACGAAGTTTCATATCAATCCGACTTTGAACCCGAGGATGAGTCTCTATAG
- the LOC131876985 gene encoding histone acetyltransferase type B catalytic subunit-like — MSDPNPFKNREEWQDWIVDSNQVVRLKWLKHEDHIEGDDPSCSFHPPTMTHQIYGQNENIFGYANPTVDLLIAAGSQSVHVVSKFDSKIPSHCDLEADELAEPVQSIFAPNQEIKDLSVFRQYIREEKSKFRPHPGGQELLKWPSKTDPAHITFELHKYDGSVNGFQDFFRKLQPWMIFYIDAASFIDISDARWRCFILYEKSKTPTGAIQYATAGFLTVYEYYNYPKHIRPRLSQILIFPPFQNQGLGTKLYLSVLKDYSTREDVRDFTVEDPTLEFTKLRNVVDTQVCLKLPSFSKEAVLQGFSKKMVQEANDKYKLNKRQVRIVFEVAYLFHKTGGEASEELEYSDFRILVKRRLYIPFKREEIQMKKLKKILSDEEYQNVSSASPSQVEKLQTVQTQYEEIKSEYTKIVNAISAKTDLIQ; from the coding sequence ATGAGTGACCCGAATCCATTTAAAAACCGCGAGGAATGGCAGGACTGGATTGTGGACTCCAATCAAGTGGTGCGCCTCAAATGGCTCAAGCATGAAGATCATATTGAAGGAGACGATCCCTCGTGTTCcttccacccacccaccatgACCCATCAGATATATGGACAAAATGAGAACATATTTGGCTACGCCAATCCAACGGTTGACCTGCTCATAGCTGCGGGCTCCCAGAGCGTGCACGTGGTGTCCAAGTTTGACAGCAAGATACCTTCCCATTGTGATTTGGAGGCGGATGAGCTAGCAGAGCCTGTACAATCTATATTTGCTCCCAATCAGGAAATCAAAGATCTCAGTGTATTTAGGCAATACATTAGGGAAGAGAAGAGCAAGTTCAGACCCCATCCTGGTGGTCAAGAATTGCTCAAATGGCCTTCCAAGACCGACCCTGCTCACATCACGTTCGAATTGCACAAGTACGATGGGTCAGTAAACGGGTTCCAGGATTTCTTCCGTAAACTCCAACCTTGGATGATCTTCTACATTGACGCAGCGTCGTTCATTGACATTTCTGACGCCAGGTGGCGCTGTTTTATTCTGTATGAGAAGTCTAAAACTCCGACCGGTGCGATCCAATACGCCACGGCTGGTTTTTTGACCGTGTACGAGTACTACAATTATCCTAAGCATATTCGACCTAGACTGAGCCAAATTTTGATCTTTCCTCCTTTCCAAAACCAGGGTTTGGGTACTAAGTTGTACCTGAGTGTTCTGAAAGATTATTCCACTCGAGAAGATGTGCGAGATTTTACCGTCGAGGATCCAACTTTAGAGTTCACGAAACTTCGTAATGTGGTCGATACTCAAGTATGTCTCAAGTTGCCATCCTTTTCAAAAGAGGCGGTCTTACAAGGCTTCTCGAAGAAAATGGTCCAAGAGGCTAATGACAAGTACAAACTGAACAAGAGACAAGTGAGGATCGTGTTTGAAGTGGCCTATTTGTTCCACAAAACTGGAGGAGAAGCGTCTGAAGAATTGGAATACTCTGATTTCAGGATTCTCGTCAAGCGGCGTCTCTACATTCCGTTCAAGCGAGAAGAAATTCAGATGAAAAAGTTAAAGAAGATATTGAGCGACGAAGAATATCAGAATGTGTCGAGTGCTTCTCCAAGTCAAGTGGAAAAGCTTCAAACCGTGCAAACACAGTACGAAGAGATCAAGAGTGAATACACCAAGATTGTGAATGCCATCTCCGCCAAGACTGACCTAATCCAATAA
- the LOC131876986 gene encoding calreticulin-like → MKCFALIAALLSLASAEIFFEERFDKANWEDNWVQSTHKGDEAGKFVLTAGKFYGDAEKDKGIQTSQDAKFYALSTEFKPFSNKDKPLVVQFTVKHEQNIDCGGGYAKVFDCSLDQKDMHGDSEYKIMFGPDICGPGTKKVHVIFNYKGQNYLIKKEIRCKDDVFTHLYTLIVNPDGSYEVLIDNEKAESGKLEEDWDFLPPKEIKDPEASKPEDWDEREKIDDPEDSKPEDWEQPEHIPDPDATKPEDWDDEMDGEWEPPMIDNPEFKGEWKPRQIDNPEYKGKWIHPMIPNPEYNADEAKSLGKFDEICKLGFDLWQVKSGTIFDNILITDDPAKAKEVGEELWGKTKDAEKKMKDEQDEEEKKKAEEEAKNSEPEEDDDEDLDDIDDETEEAHDEL, encoded by the exons ATGAAGTGTTTTGCTTTAATTGCGGCCTTGTTGTCTTTGGCATCTGCCGAGATTTTCTTCGAAGAACGATTCGATAAAG CTAACTGGGAGGACAATTGGGTCCAATCGACACATAAAGGCGATGAAGCCGGCAAGTTTGTTCTGACCGCCGGCAAGTTCTACGGAGATGCTGAGAAGGATAAGGGTATCCAGACCAGTCAAGATGCCAAATTCTACGCCCTATCTACAGAGTTCAAGCCCTTCTCCAACAAAGACAAGCCTTTGGTGGTTCAATTCACCGTCAAGCACGAACAGAACATCGATTGCGGTGGTGGTTATGCCAAGGTGTTCGATTGCTCCTTGGACCAAAAGGACATGCACGGTGATTCGGAGTACAAGATTATGTTTGGCCCCGACATTTGCGGTCCTGGAACCAAAAAGGTTCATGTCATCTTCAACTATAAGGGACAGAACTACCTGATCAAGAAGGAGATCCGATGCAAGGATGACGTGTTCACTCACTTGTACACACTGATCGTCAACCCTGATGGCTCCTACGAGGTTCTAATTGATAACGAGAAGGCCGAATCCGGCAAATTGGAGGAAGACTGGGACTTCCTCCCACCCAAAGAGATCAAGGATCCCGAAGCATCCAAGCCCGAAGACTGGGATGAGCGTGAGAAGATCGACGATCCCGAGGATTCCAAGCCCGAGGACTGGGAACAACCCGAGCACATTCCCGACCCCGATGCCACTAAGCCCGAGGACTGGGATGATGAGATGGACGGTGAATGGGAGCCACCTATGATCGATAACCCAGAGTTCAAGGGTGAATGGAAGCCTCGTCAAATCGATAACCCCGAGTACAAGGGCAAATGGATCCATCCCATGATCCCCAACCCAGAATATAACGCTGATGAGGCCAAGAGCCTCGGCAAGTTCGACGAGATCTGCAAGCTCGGTTTCGACTTGTGGCAGGTCAAGTCTGGCACCATCTTCGATAACATCCTCATCACCGACGACCCAGCCAAGGCCAAGGAAGTGGGTGAGGAGCTTTGGGGCAAGACCAAGGATGCcgaaaagaagatgaaggacGAGCAAGacgaagaggagaagaagaaggccgaGGAAGAGGCCAAGAACTCTGAACCCGAAGAGGATGACGACGAGGATTTGGATGACATCGACGACGAGACAGAGGAAGCTCACGACGAGCTGTAG
- the LOC131876984 gene encoding uncharacterized protein LOC131876984 isoform X3 has product MSSAPKEKRAQIMKSYLSSLKKKQTEVNKKHGKDETAEDHPEDADDVFAITEEDSDLASLALEFAKDEIKDSPFLKRKEDRRLSTASSVGTPLPEKDAPFINSLVKVKAKPNHSSAALANFMKYDAKYGPKGFQKPEESDSEELMSDLQSPLRIASELEERIRPTSRGSSRRSSLLRKDSDASMGRPRSRKASVEVDQFKGSNQQRSLQGNLSERLKQHADAKNLKVIMPPPRSRKVSGDSAGGNKTPLLSASEVSELPLGSPSPSPRSPMVLEELHDIEELAEVEEEVAQIKEPIVEVEKKTLESGDDATLIEVKKLEKDQTDKAKPDAPNLEDQITGLEHVRKKTRQPRHKRSSSSEDPSSRQSRSRRHRHSKSSHCYYCDHMCDFHRSHVMNNWVGTGNDNSNYKGRKKRHSSKPPRHDEGVQVGPPSVIGASDHYLFDPTLDLLFTRRNLSDEIHQNESLRQRLLHPRKHINQAVSEFASTNPGQGLISELMKSQLEITRNFLQCQRDLYISFCETLQSSVQVSTSKSKVVHSKVKSPKESKTEKDDEPKIDEVSYQSDFEPEDESL; this is encoded by the exons ATGTCGAGTGCACCAAAGGAAAAACGAGCACAGATTATGAAG AGCTATTTGTCTTCGTTAAAGAAAAAACAGACAGAGGTTAACAAGAAACATGGGAAGGATGAGACCGCCGAGGATCATCCTGAGGACGCTGATGACGTATTCGCCATCACAGAAGAGGATTCCGATCTGGCATCTTTGGCCTTGGAGTTCGCCAAGGACGAGATTAAGGATTCGCCATTTCTCAAACGGAAGGAAGACCGACGATTGTCCACGGCCAGTAGTGTGGGCACACCATTGCCAGAAAAAGACGCCCCATTCATTAATTCATTAGTTAAAGTGAAGGCCAAGCCCAATCACAGCAGTGCGGCCTTGGCtaatttcatgaaatatgatGCCAAATATGGCCCCAAGGGATTTCAAAAACCTGAGGAAAGCGACTCGGAAGAGTTGATGTCCGATCTGCAAAGCCCGCTTCGAATTGCTTCAGAACTGGAGGAGAGGATTCGTCCGACTTCCAGAGGCTCTTCTCGAAGATCCTCGTTGTTACGGAAGGACTCGGACGCAAGTATGGGACGTCCTCGAAGCAGGAAGGCGTCGGTGGAAGTGGACCAATTCAAGGGCTCAAATCAGCAACGCTCCTTGCAAGGGAACCTGTCAGAGCGACTGAAGCAGCACGCCGACGCCAAAAATCTGAAGGTCATCATGCCGCCTCCCAGAAGCCGGAAAGTCAGCGGTGATTCCGCGGGTGGCAACAAGACACCGCTTTTAAGTGCCTCCGAGGTTTCAGAACTACCATTGGGCTCTCCAAGTCCAAGCCCACGATCCCCCATGGTTCTTGAAGAGCTCCATGACATAGAGGAGTTAGCAGAGGTCGAAGAAGAGGTCGCACAAATCAAGGAACCCATAGTGGAAGTGGAAAAGAAGACCCTTGAGTCAGGAGATGATGCTACTCTCATTGAGgtaaaaaaattggaaaaagatcaAACTGACAAAGCCAAACCAGATGCACCCAATCTAGAGGACCAAATCACGGGCTTGGAACACGTGAGAAAGAAAACTAGGCAACCTAGGCATAAACGCTCTTCTTCTAGTGAAGATCCTTCTAGCCGCCAGTCGCGATCAAGGCGGCACAGGCATTCAAAAAGCTCGCATTGCTACTATTGCGACCACATGTGCGATTTTCATCGATCTCATGTCATGAACAACTGGGTTGGAACAGGGAATGACAACTCAAATTATAAAGGTCGGAAGAAGAGGCACTCTTCAAAACCACCTAGGCACGATGAAGGAGTGCAAGTGGGGCCGCCATCTGTGATTGGAGCGTCCGATCATTACCTCTTCGATCCCACTTTAGACTTGCTATTCACGCGACGAAATCTATCCGATGAAATCCATCAAAACGAAAGCCTTCGTCAAAGGCTCCTTCATCCACGTAAACACATCAATCAGGCCGTGTCAG AATTTGCGTCCACTAATCCGGGGCAAGGGTTAATCTCTGAGTTAATGAAATCTCAACTGGAAATTACTCGTAACTTCCTTCAATGTCAACGCGACTTGTACATTTCGTTTTGCGAAACTCTCCAATCATCGGTCCAAGTGTCAACGTCCAAGTCCAAG GTTGTCCATTCTAAGGTCAAAAGTCCCAAAGAGTCCAAAACTGAAAAGGATGACGAGCCAAAAATAGACGAAGTTTCATATCAATCCGACTTTGAACCCGAGGATGAGTCTCTATAG
- the LOC131876987 gene encoding uncharacterized protein LOC131876987 — MGDYIICLLAITTSFATVEGGYGGGAGLKPRAPAPRPNCGGKWGGGSCGGNAEYVNPNGFPNCQCDWVFNHEGEGNCNVGGWKSTSDRWCYVKTKSPSGAWLDPLSVCPDAVTSNVHHGKYWSRLACNTPAIQGGHPSQPCNRGFGGSGCGGGSGGGGGGGSGGYGGGFGGGSSGGYGGGSSGGGHSGGFGGGGSGGHSGGGGGGYGGSSGGGHGSGGFGGSSIGNYW, encoded by the exons ATGGGAGACTATATTATCTGTCTTCTCGCCATCACTACTTCATTCGCCACTGTCGAAGGAGGCTATGGTGGAGGGGCTGGTTTGAAACCTCGAGCTCCTGCTCCCCGACCTAATTGTGGAGGAAAATGGGGTGGGGGAAGTTGCGGCGGCAATGCCGAATACGTGAATCCCAATGGCTTTCCCAACTGCCAATGTGATTGGGTTTTCAATCACG AAGGCGAAGGCAATTGCAATGTGGGTGGATGGAAATCGACAAGCGATCGGTGGTGCTACGTGAAAACCAAAAGTCCCAGTGGAGCTTGGCTGGATCCACTCTCCGTTTGTCCCGATGCCGTGACCTCTAACGTTCATCATGGCAAATATTGGTCTCGTTTGGCCTGTAACACGCCGGCAATTCAAGGGGGTCACCCCAGTCAACCATGTAACAGAGGCTTTGGTGGCTCAGGATGTGGAGGTGGTTCAGGTGGaggcggtggtggtggcagtGGTGGATATGGTGGTGGTTTTGGTGGTGGAAGCAGTGGAGGCTATGGAGGTGGGAGTAGTGGCGGCGGGCATAGCGGAGGGTTTGGCGGTGGTGGCAGTGGTGGACACAGTggtggaggaggcggaggatATGGTGGGTCAAGTGGTGGTGGCCATGGCTCTGGTGGATTTGGAGGCTCATCGATTGGCAACTATTGGTGA
- the LOC131876984 gene encoding uncharacterized protein LOC131876984 isoform X1: MSDRARIGWGNLGELFRVGTNTKTCWERESRNKKSYLSSLKKKQTEVNKKHGKDETAEDHPEDADDVFAITEEDSDLASLALEFAKDEIKDSPFLKRKEDRRLSTASSVGTPLPEKDAPFINSLVKVKAKPNHSSAALANFMKYDAKYGPKGFQKPEESDSEELMSDLQSPLRIASELEERIRPTSRGSSRRSSLLRKDSDASMGRPRSRKASVEVDQFKGSNQQRSLQGNLSERLKQHADAKNLKVIMPPPRSRKVSGDSAGGNKTPLLSASEVSELPLGSPSPSPRSPMVLEELHDIEELAEVEEEVAQIKEPIVEVEKKTLESGDDATLIEVKKLEKDQTDKAKPDAPNLEDQITGLEHVRKKTRQPRHKRSSSSEDPSSRQSRSRRHRHSKSSHCYYCDHMCDFHRSHVMNNWVGTGNDNSNYKGRKKRHSSKPPRHDEGVQVGPPSVIGASDHYLFDPTLDLLFTRRNLSDEIHQNESLRQRLLHPRKHINQAVSEFASTNPGQGLISELMKSQLEITRNFLQCQRDLYISFCETLQSSVQVSTSKSKVVHSKVKSPKESKTEKDDEPKIDEVSYQSDFEPEDESL, from the exons ATGTCGGATCGAGCTCGGATTGGCTGGGGGAATTTGGGAGAGTTGTTCAGAGTTGGTACAAACACCAAGACATGTTGGGAGAGAGAAAGCAGGAATAAAAAG AGCTATTTGTCTTCGTTAAAGAAAAAACAGACAGAGGTTAACAAGAAACATGGGAAGGATGAGACCGCCGAGGATCATCCTGAGGACGCTGATGACGTATTCGCCATCACAGAAGAGGATTCCGATCTGGCATCTTTGGCCTTGGAGTTCGCCAAGGACGAGATTAAGGATTCGCCATTTCTCAAACGGAAGGAAGACCGACGATTGTCCACGGCCAGTAGTGTGGGCACACCATTGCCAGAAAAAGACGCCCCATTCATTAATTCATTAGTTAAAGTGAAGGCCAAGCCCAATCACAGCAGTGCGGCCTTGGCtaatttcatgaaatatgatGCCAAATATGGCCCCAAGGGATTTCAAAAACCTGAGGAAAGCGACTCGGAAGAGTTGATGTCCGATCTGCAAAGCCCGCTTCGAATTGCTTCAGAACTGGAGGAGAGGATTCGTCCGACTTCCAGAGGCTCTTCTCGAAGATCCTCGTTGTTACGGAAGGACTCGGACGCAAGTATGGGACGTCCTCGAAGCAGGAAGGCGTCGGTGGAAGTGGACCAATTCAAGGGCTCAAATCAGCAACGCTCCTTGCAAGGGAACCTGTCAGAGCGACTGAAGCAGCACGCCGACGCCAAAAATCTGAAGGTCATCATGCCGCCTCCCAGAAGCCGGAAAGTCAGCGGTGATTCCGCGGGTGGCAACAAGACACCGCTTTTAAGTGCCTCCGAGGTTTCAGAACTACCATTGGGCTCTCCAAGTCCAAGCCCACGATCCCCCATGGTTCTTGAAGAGCTCCATGACATAGAGGAGTTAGCAGAGGTCGAAGAAGAGGTCGCACAAATCAAGGAACCCATAGTGGAAGTGGAAAAGAAGACCCTTGAGTCAGGAGATGATGCTACTCTCATTGAGgtaaaaaaattggaaaaagatcaAACTGACAAAGCCAAACCAGATGCACCCAATCTAGAGGACCAAATCACGGGCTTGGAACACGTGAGAAAGAAAACTAGGCAACCTAGGCATAAACGCTCTTCTTCTAGTGAAGATCCTTCTAGCCGCCAGTCGCGATCAAGGCGGCACAGGCATTCAAAAAGCTCGCATTGCTACTATTGCGACCACATGTGCGATTTTCATCGATCTCATGTCATGAACAACTGGGTTGGAACAGGGAATGACAACTCAAATTATAAAGGTCGGAAGAAGAGGCACTCTTCAAAACCACCTAGGCACGATGAAGGAGTGCAAGTGGGGCCGCCATCTGTGATTGGAGCGTCCGATCATTACCTCTTCGATCCCACTTTAGACTTGCTATTCACGCGACGAAATCTATCCGATGAAATCCATCAAAACGAAAGCCTTCGTCAAAGGCTCCTTCATCCACGTAAACACATCAATCAGGCCGTGTCAG AATTTGCGTCCACTAATCCGGGGCAAGGGTTAATCTCTGAGTTAATGAAATCTCAACTGGAAATTACTCGTAACTTCCTTCAATGTCAACGCGACTTGTACATTTCGTTTTGCGAAACTCTCCAATCATCGGTCCAAGTGTCAACGTCCAAGTCCAAG GTTGTCCATTCTAAGGTCAAAAGTCCCAAAGAGTCCAAAACTGAAAAGGATGACGAGCCAAAAATAGACGAAGTTTCATATCAATCCGACTTTGAACCCGAGGATGAGTCTCTATAG